cctttttgttatgttttgttggACGATTGTGCAATTCTGTTATGCCTTTCATATTAACTTGAGTcctataaaaaattatatatatatatatatatatatatatatatatatatatatatatacatatatatatatatatacatatatatgtgtgtgtgtgtatatacacacacacacacacacacacacacacacacacacacacacacacacacacacacacacacacacacacacacgtacacatatgACAGTTAAACAGTTATGCTCATATAAACTTTGCAAAAAACAGTTGTGTAAAAGAGTGTTTGAAAGAATGCTTTGTATGCAGAAATAGTAAGATCTGTGACATGTATCCCCATGTCTGTTTTACACAGTACATGTTTTTGCATATGTCTTGTAAGTTATATTtacaaaaaggaaagaaaaaagcagaggCAGCGATATTTCCCTATAAATGCCACTCCTCTGCAATGTGTACAGCTCAACTGCGCCTTTACAAACATCTGCTATCTTAAACTCTGTAAGAAGACGGAAAGAGAGACATCGTTGTGAAACGTAAGTTTTTGTGCACATAAACCATTTGATTGACATGTCTAAAATGGTTATTATTTAGTTATACTTTAATGAATATATAGCCCTAGGTCAGTCAATTTGAATGAAATCTGAAATATTATataggaagagagagggacagagaatGTTGAATTGAGCAAGAGATTTAATTATTAACTCTCGTAATTATTTACCAAGTTCTCTGTATtccaaaagtaaaaacacatcattatgacattatgacacattattatgacatttttacagtgaaaacaaaATACTGCATTTTTAAAACTGGATTTGATTATTCATTATCCAATTTTATTACAATCTAATACCAGTCTCAAATTCAGTGAAATTGTttctacattacattaaatgtcTCTACGGCTGCTCTTTCAGCATCTGGGTGGAAGCTGAGTGAGGAGCATTTTTCTGCTGCTTGTGGGCAGTAGTGTGGGTGCTGCTGTCACATTCTATAGAAACAAATCTGCTTGCCAAAGTTTATCTTAACACTGCCATGTTGAAATTTTACCTGTTTTATATTGCTTTTTGTATTACAGTTTTCCCCTTTATATgataatgaaatataattatatattttaaaattaagagAAAGTAATTTGAAAGCCTTATTGAGCTAGGAAATATGTTGCTCCACTGTCACTCTTTCATTAAAAATCAGTGAAATAACAAATTGtcacttttaaatatatatatatatatatatatatatatatatatatatatatatatatatatatatatatatatatatatatataattttacagCCTTGATCACATTTAACAGTTTTGTGCATTGATCTTCTCTTTTGTTTCTTCTCATTTTCTGGCCTTTCTCTTGCAGCAGTCATGGATTCCAGATGCATGGAAATAGCTGCCTTGGGAAGACCTCTGTATCCTGGCATGTTGTATGATTACCGGAACGACTCCTTTATTCCAGGTGCAGTTTACATAATCATCATTTAATTGCCTATATGCAGACTAAAGACAGTggtcaataataataagtggtttaaaaatgtaaacctCATGACCTTATGAATTTTATAAGCACATAAAAGACAAATGATTATtggaaaatgattaaataataaaagcataaCATTAGAATTGGAAAAAGTATAGCCATACAGACCTGTGCAGACCAGCTTTGCGGCATATTGCTGTACATGATTGACCTGAGCCTGAAGCTGGGGGAAGGTGCATCAGCTATGGAAAACATGTTATAACGCAATTTGTTATGCGTTATGTTAAAGGAACAGAAAGGTGGTATGATGGAGCCTGatcctgatgatgatgatcaagTAACATTTATCACTCCAAAATTGCTTATATTATACCAAAATGGTTTTACTGTTCTAAAAAGTtaggatttttaattattaacttATTGACATgaatttacatcacattttaaCACGTAATCAACAATTTCCTACTTCTTGTATTTGTTTGAGAAACAGATGTCTCATCTAATCAACATCAAAAATTCCATTCTTGAAAAATTTTACCTGCCTTTTCCAGTTTGTCTgaattgtcattgtgttttctgttcttttgtaaTGTCTGCAATACATGTAGAGATGCTAGTTTAAGAAAAAATTTAAGAGGTCTAAATTTTTTCAGAGCTGTACATTTTGTCATTAGaaatatttgataaataaaaaatatttgtaaaacagTTGTTAATTATCATCAATTTCCTGTTTCAGGTGTGACTTTATGGGATAAAATTGCATTGAGAGATGACATTGATGTTCATAAAAAGCCTAAATCACATCTGAAATTTGCAGCCTCTGATAGTCTCAGTGATAAGGCAAACCTCCTAGACATAAGTGCTTCCCTTAAAGCCAGTTTCCTAAGTGGAGTGGTGGAGGTTGGAGGATCGGCCAAGTACCTGCAAGATACCAGATCTTCAGCACGTCAGTGCAGAGTTACTATGCAGTACAGCCAGACGACAACATTTGAACAGCTCACTAAGAAAGATCTCAGTAATATCACCTACCCACAAGTATTTGACCAGAAAACTGCCACTCATGTAGTTACAGCTGTACTGTATGGAGCTCAGGTTTTCATGGTGTTTGATTATACAAGTGCAGAAAATGAGAACAAAAAGGAAATTGAAAGAAACCTTCATGCAGTGGTCAAGAAGATCCCTACTATTTCCACTGAGGGTCAAGCATCCCTTAACATgactgaagatgaaaaaaaaatgtctgagaaTATTAGTGTCACATTATATGGTGACATTAAACTTGAAGAAAACCCCACCACATACAATGAGGCTCTGGATGCGTACAAGAAGATGCCTGATCTGATGAAGCAACAAGGTAAGGGTGTACCTCTGACAGTGTGGCTGTATCCTCTCAATCTTTTGGATGATAGGGCAGCAAAGTTGGTGAGTGAAATCAATTTAAACCAGGCGTGTAAAACAGAACATTTGCTGGAGGAACTCAATGAAATGGAGAGAATATGCAATGATTTGATCAAAAGACCCATAACAGATGATTTCCCTGATCTAAAAGACAAGTTGGAAAAGTTTCAGGTATTACACAGAAATTATACAAATTCAATCCAGAAGGCACTATGCAGTGTTCTGCCAGCTATTCGTGATGGGACACACAAGGACAAGGCACTGGGGGACATCTTGAGCATCCATGACACATCACCCTTCAATGTAAGCATCATTAACAAATGGTTAGATGACATTacaactgaattaaatattCTGATCTCCTATACAGCTGGGTTAAAGGACCTCAAAGTTGTGAAATCATCAGGGTCATTAAATTCCATCTGTTTTCATCCTGATGTTGATGTGGTGGTATGTTTGACATTTACGTCTCTAAAGTATGATGACTCCTACCTAGCAGCTCTACAGGACTTTGAGAACTCTAAAGCATTTAAACTGCTGGTGCAGACAAGTGAGAGAGTTTCCATTCTCCAAGCAGCACAGCCTTGGTTCACTTCTCCTGACATTTCTGCAAGGATGAGGCagaatctttctctctttacctcATTTTTAAAGGccaataaaaatgcaaaaagaatCAAATTCATCATTGCCTCCATATCAGATCCCAGCAATCCAGGATCCTCAATCCAACTTTATCAGAATGGTTCTCTGACAGATCCTAAGTTCAAGCCTGTATCCAAACCTCCCAAACCTGAAGTGGAGACCAGTTATGGGAAAGTTACCCTGAAGCTTTCAAAATCCCCAACTGGAGAGACTGTACACTTCAGAGTTGAGTACAGGATGACACCTTCAAATGATTCAGCAGCTTATGATGAGGAATGGACAGTCATAGACACATCAAATGCACAGAACACCTTCACATTGACTGGACTAAAGCCAACAGAACAATACTGGTTCAGATACAGAGCTGTTAGTgatgtgggagtgagtgaagcCAGCGACTCTGTCCCCTTCACCATTCAAGGGAAGCTCACTGTCACAGTAGACCAATGGGTCAGTTatgatatatataaatttttcaTCATGCATATTTACGagtttaatttgatttttaatagctgtaatgtaaaatattacttaaaaaaatctagaatgttttttcttttaaatctgaaatggaaattaatttttaattatttgtattaaaatgcaGATCAATTTAATCAGACTGTCCTAATATACAaatatggaaaaagaaaaaaaagaaaaagaaacaaatggttaatatttgtgtgcaatatgtaaacatttattttcatgtatttattttgcacaaaatGTCTTTTGCCACAGAACTTCTCCATGCCTTCTCTCATTACTGAACTCAGGAATAAATTAATGACCCCTATCGGCATGTCACGATGGTCTCCATCTACTATCAATTCAGAGGTTACAAATATTGTCAACAATCCTGTGAGTAACAGCAGTTCAAAACAAAACCCTTAAATtacataaattttatttttttaaagactttttaaagacatttttacttaaataaatacacaaaagtcttaaaaaatgaacattgtgtatgattatatatatatatatatatatatatatatatatatatatatatatatatatatatatatatatattatgtttgatttctataaaaacatttatccCCTATCCATTTATACAATATGCTTACACTCCACAGACAATTCTTTACACTGAGAAAATCCCTGGAGGGCTGAGAGAAGGACAGGCTTTGTACTTCCAAGGGGTTGTTTTTTCAGACGGTCAATCGTATGTATCCACTTTATTTATCCACTAATTAATTTTAGTACCAGAAacactaatacattattaaatgtagattttatgcattcaatacatttacagcagacacccttatccagagcaatttacatttatttatttatttatttatttatttacaaatataactgagggtttagggccttgatcaagggcccagcagcagtagcttggtggaccttttATTCAAATTCATAACCTTCCATTCATTAGGCCTTATTTGCATTACTTTAATTTGACAtggattttttactttttacaaacAGGTTTGCATTGGATTTTCAAACCAATGAGGGAGACATCGCTCTTCACTTTAGGCCCTGGTTTAATGCACATATTTGCTGTAACAGTTATGTAAATATGAAGTGGCAGGATGAAGAacttaaacagataaaaatttCCGAAGGATCAGCATTTGACATTTTTGTGGTGATCAAAACAGCAGGCTATGAGGTATGGGAATTAAAAGAATAAGAGAATGCACATaatgtgaatgtgtttaaaagaattaCCTACAGTGTCTGTTCTTTCCAGGTGTATATAAATGGGCAGAAGTCTTTCCTGTTCAATCATCGCATACCAATGGCCAAtgtgaataaaattaatatttatggagATGTCAAAATGAACACTGTTGGTACTGTTGCAGTAAGTTGGATGAATAGTTTTATTAGTATGTTTTagataatttgtttttaaagttccTTTATTTCCATTAGGACCttcattttacacacaacagGACAAAAAATATTTCACCCCTTTCACTGACAAACTTAAttaaatttgttaaatataaGTAAACACACTCAGAAAGGTTGGAACAGAGGCATGTTTAGACATGgttatacatttctttaaattacactttttagaagttttatttttatttttagtgctTTGTTTGATTTTAGTTGAGGTACATTTCTGTGATTGACCTCTTACTCACGTTTAGCCATTTTTACAATCCTCTTGCCTTGATAACATTCAGATTCTTGTATATTTGCTATGATAGTTTTTTTGTCGTGAATAAGGAATAAACAGGTTTCAAAAGTATTCTTCATCCGTTGGTTTGAATTTGTGTACCTCTGCTCTCTCCAGAACTGGAGCCAATCTACTTTTGGTAAGGAACTAAACACTGGCATCTCACGCACCAAGCTTTCAGACATCCAGTCTGATGTCCCACATCCAGTCTGCAACCCTGTGAGTAACATCATTTAATttcagaatgaatgaacaagccaaaagattgtatttttttaatcattatcaCATGATTAGTGATTTATCATTATAACATGAATGACTCTTAACCACAACAGAGCAAGCAATATTTGGGATCAATCCCTGGAGGTTTGAGACCTGGTCTGGCTTTGTTCTTACAAGGGGTTGTTCCATCAGATTTTGAAAGGTATGTTAAATGCATATTCATTTCATGACTTTTTGAATGAAAGGCAATATAGAATAGATTAGTTTGACATTTCTCAAGAGAATCTGGTACAgtcagtaataaataataaataataaatgttaaaacaatttctttcagctttgaaataaattttaagACCGGCCTGTCTGACAGAGATGACATCGCTTTTTGCTTCAACCCTCGTATATCCCGTGTGGTCTTTAATAGCCGCAGGAATTGGACATGGGACAAGAATCGGGTGGAGACACCAGGAAGCCCATTTGTCTGTGGAGCAGCTTTTGAGATCATCATGGTCATTAACCCAGAATGCTATGAGGTGTGATATTATGGGGAAAAGAAATGAGAATGTAAATACTTTAATAATTGGTTTTAATAAGCTTGCGCTTTTTTTGTTCAGGTGATGGTGAATGGCCAGGTGTCCTACACGTTCAAGCACCGTATACCGGTGGACAAAGTGACTACACTCAACATTTGGGGAGACGTCTTCATGAACAGCTTTGCCATTACTGAAGTAGGTCatatctattattttttaatagttacagggtctttaataaatagggtATGGACAGGATAAAACTAAAAAAGGAACCTCAGAATAGTGTGGACTCAGTAAAGGCTTAGTAATATCAGTGATTAACCATGTGATATGTTTAGCTACATCCAGCCTGCATCAGGAATGTTAAGAGatgctttcttttattaataGGTGGATGATGTGAAACTGAAAGTAGCCGTCACCAATCCTGCCAATATTTGAGACTTTGCATCTGCTCCATAATCActgcctgtttttttgtttgttatattcTGTATACAGTATCAAAAGTACATCACATTTTATGTACATGGTTTGTCGATTTTATTAATCAGACTTTTTTCCCTATTGAGCATTCTTAACTTACTTTTCTTGCTTATTATTGTTAGAAACAATTGCTATAAATTCTTggggcaagttgtggcctaatggttagagagtctgacttgtaatcctaatgttgtgggtttgagtctcgggccggccacgacggagatgcccttgagcaaggcaccgaacccacCGACTggtccctgggcgccgcagcataaatggctgcccactgctccgggtgtgtgtatgggacaaattctgagtatgggtcaccgtacttagccgtatgtcacgtcactttagtTACAGTAATGATACGGGTCATTTGTATTAGCTGTCTATATAAAGACATCTTTGAAGCATTATTTAGCATTAGAGAAATTAGTCCATGGCTACACACTAAATTCGAAGGATTTCTGTTTCAAATGATGAGATTTGTACTCGGTCAAAAGACATATCCTTTTAGATAGATCTATTTTACAATAACAGAGCCTATAAACATAAGTTCATTGAAATAGAGGTTTGAGAATTAGATATTAGAACAAAGCAATAGTTTATTAGTTAATtgttcttataataataataataataataataataataataataataataataatccctcCATTCTAACACCAAATACAAGGTCGAAGTGGACAGTTTCTTATTTAAGTTGTCGGTACCTCTTTAAATACTGGTGTAATTCATTATTTCACCTGTAGAGAGCGctcattgttcatttttaaaagtatgttCCACGTGCAGTATTGTAAAGAATTACTGTACTGACTAATTATACATCTTAATCAAATGTATTATGTGTTTTATGCCTTGCTTGCTTTGTTATAACAAATTGAGAAACTATTTACTTCATTAAAGCATTTCAACAATGTACTGATTATAAGTATAACAATTCTAATCACCACTGCACAATTCTAATCACCACTGCACTAGACTAATGTGTAGCTCTGTTGTGCATTTAGAAAATCATGACATGATTTAAGTAACAGGGGCAAAATAATCAGCATGTGCcttgattatttgtttttttctttattgtatggctcaaaataaataaatcatgtgtcAAATGAAAACTGATTTATTGCTTCTTCCTTAAAAGGTATcataaaatatcatataaaatgAGTAGAGTCCAAATGAACAGAGAGGTGATCACACAAATTCATTGGCTACATTAGGTTTACATGTGTAAACAGCTATAAACGGTGTTATTTGTGACAAAATGAGCGATCACTTGTGGTATGTTGATCAGCCaaaagtgtgaaagtgtgttttaGGAATAAATGACATCATGACTGTCCAAATCTGCTGCTGCAGTGATTAGTTTCAGCCATA
This genomic window from Tachysurus fulvidraco isolate hzauxx_2018 chromosome 18, HZAU_PFXX_2.0, whole genome shotgun sequence contains:
- the LOC113663840 gene encoding neoverrucotoxin subunit beta-like; translation: MDSRCMEIAALGRPLYPGMLYDYRNDSFIPGVTLWDKIALRDDIDVHKKPKSHLKFAASDSLSDKANLLDISASLKASFLSGVVEVGGSAKYLQDTRSSARQCRVTMQYSQTTTFEQLTKKDLSNITYPQVFDQKTATHVVTAVLYGAQVFMVFDYTSAENENKKEIERNLHAVVKKIPTISTEGQASLNMTEDEKKMSENISVTLYGDIKLEENPTTYNEALDAYKKMPDLMKQQGKGVPLTVWLYPLNLLDDRAAKLVSEINLNQACKTEHLLEELNEMERICNDLIKRPITDDFPDLKDKLEKFQVLHRNYTNSIQKALCSVLPAIRDGTHKDKALGDILSIHDTSPFNVSIINKWLDDITTELNILISYTAGLKDLKVVKSSGSLNSICFHPDVDVVVCLTFTSLKYDDSYLAALQDFENSKAFKLLVQTSERVSILQAAQPWFTSPDISARMRQNLSLFTSFLKANKNAKRIKFIIASISDPSNPGSSIQLYQNGSLTDPKFKPVSKPPKPEVETSYGKVTLKLSKSPTGETVHFRVEYRMTPSNDSAAYDEEWTVIDTSNAQNTFTLTGLKPTEQYWFRYRAVSDVGVSEASDSVPFTIQGKLTVTVDQWNFSMPSLITELRNKLMTPIGMSRWSPSTINSEVTNIVNNPTILYTEKIPGGLREGQALYFQGVVFSDGQSFALDFQTNEGDIALHFRPWFNAHICCNSYVNMKWQDEELKQIKISEGSAFDIFVVIKTAGYEVYINGQKSFLFNHRIPMANVNKINIYGDVKMNTVGTVANWSQSTFGKELNTGISRTKLSDIQSDVPHPVCNPSKQYLGSIPGGLRPGLALFLQGVVPSDFESFEINFKTGLSDRDDIAFCFNPRISRVVFNSRRNWTWDKNRVETPGSPFVCGAAFEIIMVINPECYEVMVNGQVSYTFKHRIPVDKVTTLNIWGDVFMNSFAITEVDDVKLKVAVTNPANI